The genome window ACTGAGACTGAGTTGTTGCATCCAATTCTGTTCCGAGCTGAGCAAATGCTTCCAACTCTCGGAACTGAGCAAGTTCTAGCTTCAAGGTTCCAGCAACTTTTTTCATTGCTTTGATCTGAGCTGCAGATCCAACCCTAGATACGGAAATTCCAACATCAACAGCAGGACGAACACCCGAAGCAAAAAGGTTGGATTGAAGATAAATCTGACCATCAGTAATCGAAATTACGTTGGTTGGAATATATGCAGAAACTTCACCCTCTTGGGTTTCGATGATTGGTAGTGCTGTCATTGATCCTGCACCGTATTTATCATCTAATTTAGCGGCTCTTTCGAGTAGACGTGAATGGAGATAGAAAACGTCACCAGGATACGCTTCACGACCTGGAGGTCTCTTAAGTAATAGTGACATTTGACGGTAAGCAACAGCTTGCTTAGAAAGGTCATCATATACAACTAGAGTAGGCTTCTTCTCATCATACATAAAGTATTCAGCCATACTTGCACCACAATAAGGAGCGATAAACTGAAGTGGCGCTGGATCAGATGCGTTCGCTGCAACAACAATTGTGTATGCCATAGCACCTTTTGCTTTGAGCTTCTCAACCAAACCAGCGATAGTGGATGCTTTTTGTCCAATCGCAACATAAACACAGATAACTCCTGTGTCTTTCTGATTGATGATAGTATCTATAGCAATAGCAGTCTTACCAGTTCCACGGTCACCGATGATCAACTCACGTTGTCCACGACCAATTGGAATCATTGCGTCAACGCTCAAAATTCCAGTTTGCATCGGCTCGCTTACCGGTTGTCTCATGGAGATTCCAGGTGCCGGAGATTCTACCGCTCTTGATTTGCTAGAAAGGATTGGACCTTTTCCATCAATCGGTTCACCTAACGGATTCACAACGCGACCCAAAAGTTCGGGACCAACTGGAACTTGAAGAATAGCTCCCGTTCTCTTAACGGTAAATCCTTCTTGAATAGCAGTATAGTCTCCTAAGATTACGACCCCGACAGAGTTCTCTTCCAAGTTCAATACTTGGCCTTTGACTCCGTTCTGGAATTCGATCAATTCCCCAGCCATTACGTTCGAAAGTCCGTAAACTCTGGCAATACCATCCCCTACTTCTAGAACGGTACCGACTTCATCGATGTTTAGATTCTTCTTAAAATTTTGTATTTCTTTTTTTAGAACCGACGTTACTTCGTCTGTTTTAATTTTCATAAATTGCTCCGACGGTTATTTTCTTAGCGAGAAGAGACTCTTTTATAGTTCTCAACTTACTTTGGATAGATGCATCCACCAGGTAATCGTTCATCCGAATCACGAAACCACCAACAATGTCAGGTGATATTTCATTGCGAATGACCGCTGATGTTTTGAATTTTTCCTCGAGTGTTTTCTTAATTCTAGATATCTCTGATTCAAGCATAGGCTCCCGAGAATAGAGCGTTACTTGACTGCGTCCTCTTAATTTATCAACGCCTTCGGAAAACACCGAACAAATCTCGGGGAAAAATTCCAAACGACCTTTATTGCTGAGGACTCCAATAAAAGAAGAAACGATTTCGCTCACTTTTCCTTTTAATGAATTCATTAACACAGTTTCTTTTTCTTCCGGCTTAACTACCGGTGATAGAATAAATTGCATAATTTCTGGATCGGTAAAAAGGATAGTCTCGACATCTCGAAGCTCTCCTTCTACCTCTTCCAAGGCAGGACCGCTGGACACCAAATCCAACAGTGCTTGGCTGTAAACAGTTGATACCTGGCTCTGATTCATTATAGGTGTCTAGATCCTTTCCAGCTTACTTAATTCTTTATCAATAAAACTTGCGTAATCATCTTTCTTAAGTTGCTTTTCTAAAATCTCACTTGCAATCAGAACTGACATTTCTGCCACTTGAATCTGCAACTCTTGAACCGCCTTTGCTTTCGCAAGTTCGATATCCCGTACAGATTGTTCTTTCAACTTTCGAATATCCGAATTCGCATCTTCGATCATTTTGTTTTTGAGATTGACTGCATCCGATTTAGCTTCGTTGATGATCGCAAGAGCCTCATCCTTAGCATGATTGACCTTTTCTTGGTAATCTCTAAGTACTTTCTCTGCATCACTACGAAGTGATGTAGCTTTTTCGATCTCACTTTCGATTCCAGCTGCACGCTCATCGAGTGCTGTTAGGATTTTGTCCCAAGCAAACTTCTTCAAAATGAAGACAACGATTAAGAATGTAACCAGGGTCCAAATTACTAGACCCGGATTCACATCCAGCAGATTCAAACCTCCACCAGCTCCTAGGAAAACCAAGGTTTTACCTATTTCTGCTCAGTTTGAGCAGCTGGGGTTTTTGCTACAGATTTCGGAAGCTCTGTATTCAATAGAGATCCAGCTTGGAACATGATTACAAGTGCGAACAATGCAGCACCTTCAATCAACGCCGCAGCGATAATCATACCTGTTTGAATAGGTCCAGCAGCGTCTGGCTGACGGCTCATACCTTCAACAGCAGATCCACCAATTCTTCCAATTCCAAGTCCAGCTCCAAGAATAGCTAAACCAGCTCCAATTCCAACTCCAATGTATCCTAAACCAAAGTCCATATTGAGTGTAACTCCTATTGATATTTAAAAATTTTCCAAAAAATTCATTTTAGTGTCGATGCATCACAGAACCAACGAAGATTGATGTGAGCAAAACAAATATGTAAGCTTGCAAAAAAGCTACAAATATTTCCAAAACATAAATTGCTCCCGCACCAACAATGGCAACAGGCACAATATAATAGGTCTGAAATTTAAAAATGAATCCAATTAACGCAAGTATGATGACGTGACCCGCTGTCATATTTGCCAAGAGACGCACTGTAAGAGCAAAGCATTTCGCAAGTGGAGACACAATGAACTCAAGAGGCCACATCAATGGCCAAAGTGCAAGAGGAACACCATTAGGAACTGAATGCGGAATGAATTTGATTCCTTGGTAAGCAAAACCAGTTCCCATGATCAATAAAAATGTCATTATAGCTAAAGAAACAGTGACACTTACGTCACCTGTCGTTGTTATACCACTCCAAACCAATGCTAACGGATGGTGATGCCCAGCATCAGAAAACAAAGTAAAGATCTCACCGATTGGTGGAATGATTCCCATCAAGTTACCTGATAGAATAAAGAAAAACAGAGTCAACATGTAGTGATAATATGCGTGGCCATGACCATGCATGCTTCCATCAACTACGTCTTTCTTGATAAATCCAACTAAAGCTTCCACTCCGTTTGCAAATCGACCATTGACTTTCATTGGATTCTTAGAAATCTTACTTGCTGCAGGAATAAATATCAATAGAAGAATCAAGCAACCAATCCACATCATGGTTACTCGTTTGGTAATATGCATGTCCAATCCACCAACATAGTGGTAGGATTTGTGATCACTGTCATGGAAAATAGCTGAGTTGTTCGGATCAAATCCTGCGCTACCTTCGTAAACTTTTTCCCCACCGAAGTTCAAAGGGAAAACTGGAGCGTCACTCAAGTGATGAACGATTACGCCATTGAGATCAAATTCTTCACCCTCAGTTGATGAAGCAACCACTGGGTTAGTGAATAAAAATAATGAAAAAATAATTGTTACTAATATTTGGTTTAGTCTAAAATTCATAAATTGGTTCATTGATTCCTGTAATGGATCAGTAATTCGTGCCCTCATAGCTCTTCTTCTTTCTGTATGATGAGGGAGTGGTTGTCCTTTGTCCAGACAGCTACAAATACAAATATTGCAAGAAAGCCAAAATAAGCAAGAAAAAATCCCAAAATAAATTCTGATCCTCCATCGCGCATTCCAATAACCAAAATTGCTAAACTTCCAAAAAAAGATAATAAAATGAGTCCTGCTTGTCCAAGCCCAGACTTAGCTCCGTAGATTCTAAACAGAATAAATTTGGCTTCAAACAAAATTGTCTGGAATCCAAGGCAAAGAAAAAATCCATTCTGTACGCTAGGAAATAAGTAAATGACAATGATTGTAAAAACTAATAAACCTAAAAGAAATAAAGTTTGGAATTTTAAAGGAGGGAGTTTGCCAAAATCAATGGGAGTTTTCAATCTTGCCTCGTTCTTCGAACTATATGAAACAAACCCAAAGAAAAACCAAGGATCATTCCTAAGAGTAGTATCCAAGGAGCTGAACCCAATTGCTTATCCAGCCAAGATCCACCGAGCAGAAAAAACAAGATGATTCCCGTAAATTCTGTTCCAAGTCCAGCAAGATGCCAAGCTGATTTTATTTTAGGAGTCTTCCGATCCTGTCCCAACGAACGTCCATTCTCCAAATTCGATACAAAATCGTTCTCTTGAGCCAGTCCATTCTAGGTTCAAATTCTTCGGAACTACTAGAATTCCCGTATGAATCAATTTCATTGGGTTGGCAATAATTTAAGATATTTGCGGCATCCCATTTCTCAGCCTCATAGGGTCCTTTTTCGGAGAGCTCAAGTCCATCCTTGAACTGACAAGTATGATCTTTCCAATTGATAGAGAAATAGATGATCAATGCTTTGCCTAAAATATCTTCTCTCGGAACAAAACCCCAACCTCGTGAATCATGTGAATTGTCACGATTGTCACCCATAACCATATAGTGACCATCTGGAATCAAACATCCATTGGAGAAATCGCAGTTGAAACGAGCTCCAGCATTGCGGATGTCATCGGAAGTCTCCAATAGTAGATGCTGGAATTCTCCTTTCGTTTCCCGAAATAAAGTTCCTGAGGAAGCTCGAATGTCATCGACGTCCGCAAGCTCTTTTCCTTGAGGAACCTCTTCTGGTGCGTAGTCAAGAAAAGAGTCGGAGCCAATTGGACGGTATTCAATAAATGCATATAAAATACGACCTTTTGATGTTTCCATATATTTTCTTGTTAGGCGGATTGTATCACCGGGCATACCGATTACCCTTTTGACAAATCTCTTAGAAAATATTCCCTCACGAGTCTCGCCGTAATTGAGGGCATCATCCGGCGGAATAAAAGTTACGATATCACCACGGCGGGGATCATCTATCCTGTAAATTTCTTTCTCAGTAAACGGGATTCGAAGCGAATATCGCATTTTATTGACAAAAAGAAAATCCCCTATTTTCAAAGTTGGGATCATTGAGCCAGAAGGTATGTTATTTGCGTCCAAAATTGATGATTTGAATGCGAAAACGAGAACGATTATACCTAGAAATGAAGAAAGTGAAGAAACAAACGAGGGGCTGTCTTCTTCAACTTCTTCGAGTTTTGATTTATTCCAAAATGCCATGTTCGAGTAGAGAATGATTTCGTTGCGTTTTCTGTCAAGAAAGGGAAAAAAAACGGGAAAAATGCTTGTACACCAAATGAATTTCACCGAGGATATACGAGAGGGTGCCATGTCCAATCTGAAAGAATATCTTAAACATTACCCAATTCTTGCCATTAAAACTGGAACGGAAACAGAGGATATGGGCTCCGAAGAAATTCTCTATCTAAAAAAACTTTGTGCCAACCTACTCCCTGTTTATGTAAAAATTGGCGGTCCCGAAGCAAGAAACGATATGCGGATATGCCAGAAAATTGGAGTGGAAGGAATTTCCGCGCCAATGATCGAGTCCGAATATGCATTACGAAATTTTATCTCATCTCTTAAGAACGTCGTTGCTCCAAAATACTATCAATCGCTTCGCAAGTCCATAAATCTAGAAACAATAACTGGATACAAAAACTATTTGGATATTCTGGATAGACCAGAAATAAATGAGTTAGATCAAATAACAGCCGCTAGATCAGATTTATCTGCATCCATGGATAGAAAGCCAGATGATCCAGAAGTAACGCGAGTTACGAGAAATATTGTTAGGATGGCCAAGGAGCGCGGACTCAATACTTGCGTTGGCGGAACGATAACTAAAAAGAATTTTGATCTCATTCGAGAAGAAATCCAACCTGATTTTATCAATTCAAGACATATCATGGTTGATGTGTCAAAACTAAAATCAATCACAGGAGAAGAGATTGCTGAAGCGATGCTTTCTATTGAGATTGAAATCTATGAGCTATTTGCAAAAGAGTTCCCAGAAAAATCCTATCATTACAAAAATAGAATTGAAACCAATCGCGAAAGAATCGGAGAACGGAAAGTACTTTATTTTATTAGATGAAGCCAAACTTCATTCGAAGCATCTTTTTTGCTTTTGTTATTCTCTATTTTTTCAATTTGTTTTTGTATCCACATTCTGATCCAAGAATATTTCATAGAATTTTTGCTTACATTGCAATATTAATTGGAACTATCCTATTTTATTATCTGTATTCAAATCGGCTTGCTATAACAAATAATAGCAACTCATCTGACTCAATAACTCATAAAATAAAATCCAATTATGAAACGTCTTCTGAGGAAGGCTTCAATTCGAAGAAAATTTATTTATTTTATGTATTTATCGGAATCATTCTTTCTTTAACTTTTATCGTTCATTTCGTTCTCGTAACATTCGGACTGCAATCCATATTTTTCTTAGGTGAACTAGACTTTGTTTCTATGGGAGAAATTATCAACAACATCGCAAGAGATGGTAATTTTACATCCCGCTTTCACGGCGACTTTCAATCTTCCTATCTCGCACATCATTTCGCTCCGGGACTTGTTTTCTATGTTCCGTTTTTTTGGCTAACGAATGATCGGCTTATTCTCGCTTGGTCCCAATGTTTTTATACTTTAGTAATTATTGTTCTAATCTATTTGAATATAAAAAAATACAATTGGAAATCTTGGGAATATTATTTCTGGATATTGATTTTTGCATCTAATATCTATTTGTACAGATTGTCTTTATCTTATCACTTTGAGATCCTCTATGTAATTTTCTTTCTCGGGATTATCTATTTTCGCAATCAATCCAATATCTTCGGAGAAATTTTATGCTTATTTTCTGCGATCAGCATAAAAGAAGATATTGCCATCTACTTAGGATTGTTCTATGCAATTGAATCAATTACAAGCTTCAAGATTATTTTAGGAAGTCCAAAGAACACAATTCAGTTAGGTTCTATAAATATTAGTACAACTGAAAAGAAAGAATGGATATTACCTATAAAAGATTTCTGCATAAGTCTTTTCTGTATTTTGACATTTTTCATTTTTACTCCCCTTCTAAGGAATCTAATGGAAGTCAATAGCGACGAAAATTGGCTTAGTATATGGTCTAACTGGGGAACCACACCTGTACAAATTGTTACAACAGTTATCTTTCATCCAATTGATTTCCTAACTTCCATTTTTGCAAAAAAAAATATTCTTCTAGAAATCTCGATGGGATTTGCTTTTCTATTTTGGTTATCCCCTAAACATTTTATCTACATATTTATGATCAGCTGCTTGCATTTTATATCCTCTAGGGAATGGCATAACGAATTGTACAATTATTATATCTATCCGATCTTACCCGTTTTGATTATAGGAACCATTGAAGGTTGGAACAGAATTCGGAAATATCTTGGCCATTATATGGTTCCCATTATTTTCTTGGGATTGGGGATAATATTTTATAGAAATTCTCTGGATATAAATTTCCCCTTCACTGCATCCAATCATTATAAATCAACATCTGCTTTGGATGAAAAATTATACAATACAAAAGAAATCGTTAAATTAATTCCAAATTATTCAATAGTTGCAACAGAATTTGATCTCGGGAGTTTTGTATCGCTTAAGAATAAACTCATTCCAATCAAAGAGGATTTTTCTGCATTTGGTTCGGATAGTCCAGAATATATCTTAATCGATACAGATATGGGATTCTCACCTTATATTTCACTAAACACCATTCGTGACTGGGAGAAAAGTTGGATCACCGAACAATCATATAATGTTTTTGCAGAAAAGGGTAGTCTGCGTTTACTGAAGAAGAAATAAAGCTAATCGTTGATACAATAATTCTATGGGATGACCAAAATCATTGTTACCATAAAACCACGACCTGGTTCGGATTGAACAAAAAGTTCCGAACCTGGCAGTTTCCATTTTATACGTTGCCGAACTTCCCCGAGACTTCTACTGAAAATTTGTTCTTCCAAATTGATGCTCTCATCAATTTTCATTCCCTTACCATTATCTGAAATGTTGATTCGTATTGATTTCTCGGAATCCCTTAGCGCATGTATGTTCAAAATATGATCTGTTTTGCTCTGAGTTCGAAATCCATGCTTGAATGAATTTTCAATGATTGGTTGAAGAATTAGCGGAGGAAGTCGGACATCTTCAAAACTGCAATCAAGTCGCTGATTGATTGTTAGAGTATCATAAAAACGCAATTTCTGCAAATGCAAATAGTCATCAAGAAATCCCCACTCTTCTGCAAATGGAATTAGGTCTCGATTGCTCTGATCTAAGAAAAATCTGTAGTTATTTGCAAGCTTTAAAATGGCATCGCTTATTAGCTCAGGCTTTACTTGGTAGAGAGCATGGATTGTATTTAGAGAATTGAATAGAAAATGTGGATTCATCTTCGATTGAAGATTACGAAATTTGGATTCCTTTAGATCGTTTTCTGCTTTCTGTAACATTTTTCTTTTTTCAAATATATTTCGTTCTAAGTTGAAACCCTGCGCTATAACACCGATTAATACACCCCATTGTACAAATGAAAAAGAACTTGGATCATTGCCCAACTCCAATAAAACCTCAATTGGTATACAGATAAAAGTCAATGCAAGTCCTACAAAATTACCCAGTCCATCTGGATGTCCATTTTTCCATGCCCTAAAGCTAACATAAATCGCAGACAGAAATGTAAACAAAACCAAAATAAGATACAGAAATCGATAGTGTATAAAATAAGTTATAGCTAAAGGGGATATATTTAGACATAGAGCGGCTGTGATCGTAACAATCGATACAACTAAATGAATTGAAATTAGAATATTCAATATTCCCCATTGCTTTGAACCAAATAATCTTCGTAAGCCGATAAGCATCGGAATCAGAAATAGACTATTGGCCATTATTAGTAGCGTAAAAAAATAACTTAAATCCTTTACCAAAAAATTCATGACTGGATTGGATAGAAAACCGATTAAACCAAATAAAAAAGCAAAGGATCCGAATTCTAAACTCAATTTATAGTTTTTCTTCCAATTAATGAGAGATATAACGATTACAGCCAATCCAATAAAGAGAAAGAAAGAACTCAGAGCAATTAAGGGTATCTGATCTCTAAGGAACTGAGTTGTAATATCATCCACACTTCCCATAGAAAAATTTTGTGGAGTGATTAGATACAAATAGCCTTTCTGATGCAAAATTCTCAAATATAAATATTTCTCAGATTTACCGTTTAATTTGACCCAAGAAATAAAAAATTCTTTCTGATTGAATACAGGATTCTCGACATCTAAATCTCCCATTTGCCCTAACAAATCGCCAGAATCATTAAAAATCTGATAAGCAACTCCACCATATTGCAATAATGAAGAAGTATGATCCCAATTATCCACTTCACTCACATCAAAGCGCATCCATAGAAATGACTCATCTGCAACCTTTTGCAATTCAGAATTGGAAATCAAAAGATCCATATTATTCCAAGTTCTTGTTTTCAATTCGGAAAACTTAAGCTTACCGAACTCATCTTTTCCAATATCACCTTTGATAAACTCAAATTTATTATAAATTTTATAAATATTTTTTCTAGTATTTGATCTTTCTGAAAAATATTCAAACGATGAGAATACGAAGACTATTCCGATACATAGTAACAGTGATAACGAGACCCAACTCGATTCAAAAATCAGATGGATTTTTCTTTTGAAATTTTCTAAAAATGAACCCATTATTTATAGACCAAGTCGTCCTTTTAAATTAGATGCATAGGCACGACCAACCGGAAGTACAGTGTCTTCTCCGTCTCTTAATTCCAACAAATATGATCCACCTTTATCATAGCGTATGGACGAGATATATTTTTTATTCACCATGTAACCTTTGTGGATACGATAGAAATGTTCATCAGAAAGTTTTCCTTCAATATCTTTTAATAATTTTGACACTTCATAATCTTTTTCTTTAGCATGGATCACGGTGTTTTTGTTATGCGAAGATAAATAAACTATCTCATCATAAGGGAGAAAACATTTTGCAGAATTACTTGTGAAAGTCAAAGATTGGGATTGAATATCTTGGCTATTGCGAATGTCTCCCCAGAATCTTATAGCCTTTTCGACCGATTTCCTAAATCTAGAAAAATCAAATGGCTTGAGCAAATAATCCAAAGCTTCATATTCAAATGCACTCACTGCGAATTCACTATAAGCAGTTGCAAATATAAAAAAACTATTCTTGTTGTGGAATTTTTTTAGTAAATCCAAGCCAGATTGGACTGGGATGTTTATATCCATAAAAATTAAATCATATTCTTTGTGGGAAAGTAAGCTCTCAGCGATCTGTCCATCTTCTGCAACTCCTGCGAGAACAAGTTCGGGACAATCCAAAACGTATTTAACCAGAAGTTCTCTTGCAGGATATTCGTCCTCAACGATCAATACGGAATAAGCTGTCTTTTCAATCATAAAGTATTTCTTAAATTGTTCTATTTATTATAAAATCCATTTATACGCAAATTTGCAAGCGTATACGCAAAACTGATGAGAATATACAATAGCGTTCACTCCTTGACAGATAGCTCTCACAGATATGGTGAAAGTATCTGACTACCCGCCTTTCTTTATCGATCGGTTGTATTATAGAAAATTTTATCGGAATTTAAAATATAGCAAAACTTTGAATTTTAGAAATTTTTATTGACTAGCCTCAGTGAATACAGCATCATACTTTTCTAAATTCGAAAAAGAAGAGTTCAATTAAATGAAAATTCTAATCCTAGTTTCTATAACCCTAACGGCATTAGCTAATTGCAATTCCACTTCTGAGAAATCTCAGATTCCGTTGGGTGCGAATATTCAGAAAATATCATCAAATCCTGAGCAATATAAGATCATTTCCACTGCAAAGGCTGCTGAAACTACTTTAGAAAGACGAAATTCCATGATCATGCAGAGATCATCTTGTGAAGGAGCTGATCTATTAGCACGAGAGAAACTAAAAGAAGTAAGTCAAGACCCGAAGGATTGGAAAAGCGCAACTGTAAAGACGAGTGAGAAGATTTTCTATCAGGGCGAGTTTTGTTCAAAAGAATTTCTATTTACACCTGGTAAATAGTCATGATTCAGAAATTATTTATTTCCTTTTTCATTTGTTTATGCATTCTACCTAATTTTCTCGCGAAAATCCAGGCACAATCGAATTCAAATTTGATTATTCTTGGTGAATTCAAAGGAATTCAGAATCAGGAACCGAGTATTACGACTACATTGACTAAACGAGTGACAGATTCGCTTGAAAAGGATAATTTTTCCGTCAAAGAAATTCCCTACAACCAGGTCAAAAATAATCTTGAATATACAAAAAGGCAGACAGCCCAATTTTATATAACAGGATATTATAATAGAAGTAGATTCGGAAACCTTGAAATATTCGCACAGATTTATAATCCTGAGACAGAAACTTTAATTGATGCATTGAGTATATCTGATGAGGTATTGAAAATTGAAGGTCTAGCTATAAACGATGCTGACGTAAAACAATCTGATGAAGAAATAATAGAAAAATTTGTAAAAAGATTAAATATTAAACTAAAACTCAATCCTAAAAAACAGGAAAGAAGAGAAGAGATCAACGAACATGTATTTGGAACTAAGATCAATAATAAAGAAGAATATCCTGTTGCAAAAGAAGATATCTCCAAGGAAGCGAGTCAAGTTTTTAAACTTTTGGAGGAAATAGAAGTTGTTTCCGCCACAAAAACTAAAGTAAAAATCATTGAAGCTCCGGCTGCCGTTTATGTTGTAACGGCAAAACAAATTCGTGAGCGCGGCTACAGAACGTTATCGGATGCTTTGCATCATTTACCTGGATTTGACTTCCAACACAATTACGGAATTTTTCCAGAGTTAATACACCAACGGGGATTAGTTGGAAATAATAACAGAACCAATATCTATATCGATGGTATCCAAGATAACAATATCAATGAAAATGGTTTTCTTGCAGGTTCAATTCGATTCCCGTTGATGAATGTTGAACGAATCGAAGTTGTATCTGGACCGGCATCTGCCCTTTACGGAGCGAACGCTTTCAACGGTATCATCAACATTATCACGAAAGATGGGAGCACGTCACCTGGCAATCATGCTGAATTTACCTACGGAAGTTATGAAAGCAATTTCAAAAATCCAGGTGCTTCTGCCAATTTCTCAGCTCGAGGTGTGTCTGAATCTGGCGGGATTCAATACAGCATAGGTGGATACTATTACAAAACGCAAGGTCCAAATTTTGGAGGAATAGGAAGACTTGATGGTGATGATCCTGTCGAGAACAAACTCTGCGGTGGTCAATGTATTTCTGATGGGAATGGTTTAGGATACTATTGGTCACCAAACTACAATAATTCGAAAGAAGAAACATACAATGTTACCGCCAAGTTCAAGATGAAAAATTTCCGATTCCAAACTATCAATTGGAAATATCATCAAGGTGAAGGAACATTTGCGAATGGTAACCAACAAATTGATTTCAAACAGCGAGGCCTTGAAACAGGCAAATTTGATGAGAGAAATACTGCTAGGTTACTTGGAATTCTAAATGGAAATGCAAGCCCAGAAGGATTTATTGGTTCCAATTGGGATTTCCAAAACAATGCAGTCACAATGGGCTATGATCTACCTCTTACCGATAAGTTGAGCCTTGATTCTGAAGCTACAGTTCGTCATACATCGATTATGTCATCAAGCAAAGAATCCTATCCAAATGATACATCGACCAACCCACAGTATAGAACTGGGGATTTCACAATTGCAGAGAATTACGCAAGACCTGATTATGCTTATCAGCTAGAAGAGAAACTTTTCTATAATCCCAATGAATATATGTCTACAGTTGTTGGTATCGTTGCAAGGCATTTTGTTGTTGCAAAAGGCTATGGAACCTACGAGAGAGTGAACATCAACAACTTTGCTGGATATATTCAACAGAGCATCCGAATCTGGGAAAAAGTCACTTTGTTAGGTGGTATACGTCATGACGAAACATCAACTTATGGTGGAGCAACCAACCCAAGAGCAAGTATTGTTTATCAACCAATAAAAGAATTATCTTTTAAGGCTTTGTACAGCACGGGGTTTAGAGAACCTACAGTTTTTGAGCTTTTCTCGCAGACTTTGCAAAGAAAAACAAACCCTGATTTAATTCCAGAAACATTGGTGACTAAAGAATTAGGAATGAGTTATATTCTTTTCAAAAAATTATCTGGATCCATTCATGCTTTTGAGAACAAAATTGAAAATCTTATCATTGAAGTAAGAACAAGAGACGACTTGGCTATCAATGGTGTAGAACCTACTGCAGGCTCTTGGAACCAGAATCAAAATTTAGGTGAAGTTAAGATTAGAGGTTTAGAATTTTCTAATAATACAAAGATCACAGATTGGTTAGATGTTTTTGCTAATTATACCTATACCCGTGGAGAGTATATAAATCTTCCATCCAGCCTACAAACTTCTCCAAGTACTCGAGGTCGCGAAGGAGATAATTACGGTGATGATATCTACTTGGCAATTTATGAAGAATTGACTGGAGATAAAACTAGTCCGACAAAAGGACCAGTTCCACATATTGCTCCACATAAATGGAATGTGGGATTTACTTACCATATCAATA of Leptospira sp. GIMC2001 contains these proteins:
- a CDS encoding F0F1 ATP synthase subunit B — encoded protein: MVFLGAGGGLNLLDVNPGLVIWTLVTFLIVVFILKKFAWDKILTALDERAAGIESEIEKATSLRSDAEKVLRDYQEKVNHAKDEALAIINEAKSDAVNLKNKMIEDANSDIRKLKEQSVRDIELAKAKAVQELQIQVAEMSVLIASEILEKQLKKDDYASFIDKELSKLERI
- the atpH gene encoding ATP synthase F1 subunit delta — protein: MNQSQVSTVYSQALLDLVSSGPALEEVEGELRDVETILFTDPEIMQFILSPVVKPEEKETVLMNSLKGKVSEIVSSFIGVLSNKGRLEFFPEICSVFSEGVDKLRGRSQVTLYSREPMLESEISRIKKTLEEKFKTSAVIRNEISPDIVGGFVIRMNDYLVDASIQSKLRTIKESLLAKKITVGAIYEN
- the atpE gene encoding ATP synthase F0 subunit C — translated: MDFGLGYIGVGIGAGLAILGAGLGIGRIGGSAVEGMSRQPDAAGPIQTGMIIAAALIEGAALFALVIMFQAGSLLNTELPKSVAKTPAAQTEQK
- the atpA gene encoding F0F1 ATP synthase subunit alpha, which encodes MKIKTDEVTSVLKKEIQNFKKNLNIDEVGTVLEVGDGIARVYGLSNVMAGELIEFQNGVKGQVLNLEENSVGVVILGDYTAIQEGFTVKRTGAILQVPVGPELLGRVVNPLGEPIDGKGPILSSKSRAVESPAPGISMRQPVSEPMQTGILSVDAMIPIGRGQRELIIGDRGTGKTAIAIDTIINQKDTGVICVYVAIGQKASTIAGLVEKLKAKGAMAYTIVVAANASDPAPLQFIAPYCGASMAEYFMYDEKKPTLVVYDDLSKQAVAYRQMSLLLKRPPGREAYPGDVFYLHSRLLERAAKLDDKYGAGSMTALPIIETQEGEVSAYIPTNVISITDGQIYLQSNLFASGVRPAVDVGISVSRVGSAAQIKAMKKVAGTLKLELAQFRELEAFAQLGTELDATTQSQLDRGFRIVEVLKQNDNNPYPIEEQVTIIFAVTKGFMDKIPVPQIKAFRDFLISNFHDQYPELLKEIKEKREIQHEDKFKQACTDLAEMFLRNRKQG
- the atpB gene encoding F0F1 ATP synthase subunit A — translated: MNQFMNFRLNQILVTIIFSLFLFTNPVVASSTEGEEFDLNGVIVHHLSDAPVFPLNFGGEKVYEGSAGFDPNNSAIFHDSDHKSYHYVGGLDMHITKRVTMMWIGCLILLLIFIPAASKISKNPMKVNGRFANGVEALVGFIKKDVVDGSMHGHGHAYYHYMLTLFFFILSGNLMGIIPPIGEIFTLFSDAGHHHPLALVWSGITTTGDVSVTVSLAIMTFLLIMGTGFAYQGIKFIPHSVPNGVPLALWPLMWPLEFIVSPLAKCFALTVRLLANMTAGHVIILALIGFIFKFQTYYIVPVAIVGAGAIYVLEIFVAFLQAYIFVLLTSIFVGSVMHRH
- the lepB gene encoding signal peptidase I, which codes for MAFWNKSKLEEVEEDSPSFVSSLSSFLGIIVLVFAFKSSILDANNIPSGSMIPTLKIGDFLFVNKMRYSLRIPFTEKEIYRIDDPRRGDIVTFIPPDDALNYGETREGIFSKRFVKRVIGMPGDTIRLTRKYMETSKGRILYAFIEYRPIGSDSFLDYAPEEVPQGKELADVDDIRASSGTLFRETKGEFQHLLLETSDDIRNAGARFNCDFSNGCLIPDGHYMVMGDNRDNSHDSRGWGFVPREDILGKALIIYFSINWKDHTCQFKDGLELSEKGPYEAEKWDAANILNYCQPNEIDSYGNSSSSEEFEPRMDWLKRTILYRIWRMDVRWDRIGRLLK
- a CDS encoding AtpZ/AtpI family protein, producing the protein MGQDRKTPKIKSAWHLAGLGTEFTGIILFFLLGGSWLDKQLGSAPWILLLGMILGFSLGLFHIVRRTRQD